The Cetobacterium sp. ZOR0034 genome has a segment encoding these proteins:
- the putP gene encoding sodium/proline symporter PutP, with protein MIGVETFITFGAYLIFLIGVGVYFYGKTSSSEDYLIGGRGVGSWVTALSAQASDMSGWLLMGLPGAVYLSGFGEIWVVIGLAIGTYLNWKFIAPKLRVETEIEDTLTLPTFLERKLKDDKGTIRKILAVGTLFFFTIYSSSGLVAAGKLFESILGIDYKVAVVVGAVTIVVYTFMGGYLASCWTDFFQGALMFMAIIAVPVMAYYKIGDLETVKQGIELKGITFDIFKQGGKNIGVMGILSSLAWGLGYFGQPHILVRFMSISDVKELKKSRRIAMIWVLISLIGAIAIGLLGIPLFKEVSQLGGDAEKIFIYMIKELFNPWVAGILLAAILSAIMSTIDSQLLVSSTTLTEDFYEYIKRDATDKEIMFVGRVCVVVIALLALLFALNQNAKVLSLVAYAWGGFGTIFGPAIIGVLYLKDVSAKSVLSGILVGTFVFLIWKVIGLDAYMYELLPGFMTNLITVYIAEKVFCKRVVEA; from the coding sequence ATGATAGGAGTAGAAACATTTATAACATTTGGAGCGTATTTAATATTTTTAATAGGAGTGGGAGTTTACTTTTATGGTAAAACCTCCAGTTCAGAGGATTACTTAATCGGTGGAAGAGGAGTAGGAAGTTGGGTAACTGCATTATCGGCACAAGCTAGTGATATGAGTGGTTGGTTGCTTATGGGTTTACCTGGAGCTGTTTATCTTTCAGGATTTGGGGAGATTTGGGTTGTAATAGGTCTTGCAATAGGGACTTATTTAAACTGGAAGTTTATAGCACCAAAATTAAGAGTAGAAACAGAGATTGAAGATACATTGACTTTACCAACATTTTTAGAAAGAAAATTAAAAGATGATAAGGGAACTATTAGAAAAATTTTGGCTGTAGGAACACTATTTTTCTTTACAATATACTCTTCATCTGGATTAGTAGCTGCTGGAAAATTATTTGAGTCGATACTTGGAATAGATTATAAGGTGGCAGTTGTAGTCGGAGCAGTAACAATCGTTGTGTATACATTTATGGGTGGATATTTGGCATCGTGTTGGACAGATTTCTTCCAAGGAGCTCTTATGTTTATGGCAATAATAGCTGTTCCAGTAATGGCTTATTATAAAATAGGAGATTTAGAAACTGTGAAGCAAGGAATAGAGTTAAAGGGAATAACTTTTGATATATTTAAACAAGGTGGAAAGAATATTGGAGTTATGGGTATCTTATCATCTTTAGCTTGGGGATTGGGTTATTTTGGACAACCACATATTTTAGTTAGATTTATGAGTATAAGTGATGTAAAAGAGTTAAAGAAATCTAGAAGAATAGCTATGATTTGGGTATTAATATCACTAATTGGAGCTATAGCAATTGGATTATTAGGAATTCCTTTATTTAAAGAGGTAAGTCAACTTGGTGGAGATGCAGAGAAGATATTTATTTATATGATAAAAGAGTTATTTAACCCTTGGGTGGCTGGAATTTTATTAGCAGCAATACTATCTGCAATAATGTCTACAATAGATTCTCAACTATTAGTATCATCAACAACATTAACTGAAGATTTTTATGAATATATAAAAAGAGATGCTACAGATAAAGAGATTATGTTTGTAGGTAGAGTTTGTGTAGTAGTGATTGCATTACTAGCTTTATTATTTGCTCTTAATCAAAATGCTAAAGTTTTATCGCTAGTTGCATATGCTTGGGGAGGATTTGGGACAATATTTGGACCAGCAATAATAGGTGTTTTATATTTAAAAGATGTAAGTGCAAAAAGTGTTTTATCAGGAATTTTAGTGGGGACATTTGTGTTTTTAATCTGGAAAGTTATTGGATTAGATGCTTATATGTATGAGCTATTACCAGGATTTATGACAAATTTAATAACAGTTTATATAGCTGAGAAAGTATTCTGTAAAAGGGTAGTTGAAGCATAA
- a CDS encoding rhodanese-like domain-containing protein has product MQKRNYKTLIKEEVKNLLKDKDTVLLDVRTEEEYWDESLNETINIPLHELGERITELDKNKTYITFCRSGVRSKSAALILLEEGFENVYNSEEGILTW; this is encoded by the coding sequence ATGCAGAAAAGAAATTATAAAACATTGATAAAAGAGGAAGTTAAAAATCTTCTTAAAGATAAAGATACTGTACTTTTAGACGTTAGAACAGAAGAGGAGTATTGGGATGAATCTTTAAATGAGACAATTAATATTCCACTTCATGAACTAGGAGAGAGAATTACCGAGTTAGATAAAAATAAAACATATATAACTTTTTGTAGAAGTGGAGTTCGTTCAAAGTCTGCAGCTCTGATTTTATTAGAAGAGGGATTTGAAAATGTGTATAATTCTGAAGAGGGAATTTTAACTTGGTAA
- a CDS encoding flavodoxin, with product MKKIGIFYGTTSGITAGIVDEIEFYLRGQDYEVFDVANGIDEMAGLDNLILVSPTYGVGELQRDWETVYETFKTLDFTGKVVGIVGVGNQFAFGESYVGAMRKLYDVVEKNGAKIVGFTSTVGYSYEETEAIVGDQFVGLALDESNQDNETPDRIKAWIEEIKPLFN from the coding sequence ATGAAAAAAATAGGAATTTTTTATGGAACAACTTCAGGAATAACTGCTGGGATTGTTGATGAAATAGAGTTTTATTTAAGAGGACAAGATTATGAAGTTTTTGACGTAGCCAACGGAATAGATGAGATGGCAGGATTAGATAATCTTATCTTAGTTTCTCCAACTTATGGTGTAGGAGAGTTACAAAGAGATTGGGAAACTGTTTATGAGACTTTTAAAACACTTGATTTTACAGGAAAAGTTGTAGGAATTGTAGGAGTAGGAAATCAATTTGCATTTGGAGAGTCTTATGTTGGTGCTATGAGAAAACTTTATGATGTTGTAGAGAAGAATGGAGCAAAAATAGTAGGATTTACTTCAACAGTAGGATATTCTTATGAAGAAACAGAGGCTATAGTAGGAGATCAATTCGTAGGATTAGCCCTAGATGAGAGTAATCAAGATAATGAAACTCCAGATAGAATAAAAGCTTGGATAGAGGAGATTAAACCTTTATTTAATTAA